A window from Chryseobacterium vaccae encodes these proteins:
- the lepA gene encoding translation elongation factor 4, with the protein MKNIRNFCIIAHIDHGKSTLADRLLEYTNTVTQRELQSQTLDDMDLEKERGITIKSHAIQMDYEYKGEKYILNLIDTPGHVDFSYEVSRSIAACEGALLIVDAAQSIQAQTISNLYLALENDLTIIPILNKIDLPSANPEEVTDEIMNLIGCEYEDVLRVSGKTGEGVHSLLEQIVERIPAPVGNPDGPLQALIFDSVYNPFRGIEAYFKVVNGSISKNEKIKFFATGKEYGADEVGTLKLKQVPKKTIQCGDVGYLVSGIKDAREVKVGDTITSFEKPADGPIDGFEEVKPMVFAGIYPIDSEDFEELRFSLEKLRLNDASLVFEPESSAALGFGFRCGFLGMLHMEIVQERLDREFNMNVITTVPNVSYFGYTKKEPEVPILINNPSEMMDPSTMDRVEEPFIKASIITKSDFVGSVMTLCIEKRGEIVNQSYLTSERVELIFNMPLAEVVFDFYDRLKSISKGYASFDYHPIGFRASKLVKMDILINGDMVDALSSLIHDSNAYYIGKRMCEKLRELIPRQQFDIAVQAALGTKVIARETIKALRKDVTAKCYGGDISRKRKLLEKQKEGKKKMKQIGRVEVPQSAFMAVLKLND; encoded by the coding sequence ATGAAAAACATACGAAATTTTTGCATAATCGCTCATATTGACCACGGTAAAAGTACTTTGGCTGACCGTCTTTTGGAGTATACCAACACCGTTACCCAAAGAGAACTGCAGTCTCAGACCCTGGATGATATGGACCTGGAGAAAGAACGCGGGATTACCATCAAGTCCCACGCGATCCAGATGGATTATGAATATAAAGGAGAGAAATATATTTTAAACCTGATTGATACCCCGGGACACGTAGATTTCTCATATGAAGTTTCCCGTTCAATTGCTGCGTGTGAAGGAGCCCTTCTTATTGTAGATGCGGCACAGAGTATTCAGGCTCAGACGATCAGTAACCTTTATCTTGCATTGGAAAATGATCTGACTATTATCCCGATTCTTAATAAAATTGACCTTCCTTCTGCCAACCCTGAAGAAGTAACCGACGAGATCATGAATCTTATCGGATGCGAATATGAAGACGTATTAAGGGTTTCAGGAAAAACAGGAGAAGGAGTTCATAGCCTTCTGGAGCAGATTGTTGAAAGAATTCCTGCACCGGTAGGAAATCCTGACGGACCGCTTCAGGCTTTGATTTTCGACTCGGTATACAACCCGTTCAGAGGGATTGAAGCCTATTTTAAAGTAGTGAACGGAAGTATCTCTAAAAATGAAAAGATCAAATTCTTTGCAACTGGAAAAGAATATGGAGCAGATGAAGTAGGTACTTTAAAACTAAAACAGGTTCCAAAGAAAACCATTCAGTGTGGAGATGTAGGGTATTTGGTTTCAGGGATAAAAGATGCCCGTGAAGTAAAAGTAGGAGACACCATCACTTCTTTCGAGAAGCCGGCAGACGGGCCTATCGATGGTTTTGAAGAAGTAAAGCCAATGGTATTTGCTGGTATCTATCCAATTGATTCTGAAGATTTTGAAGAATTGAGATTCTCTCTTGAAAAATTAAGACTTAATGATGCTTCTTTGGTTTTCGAACCAGAAAGTTCGGCAGCTCTTGGTTTCGGATTCCGTTGCGGATTCTTAGGAATGCTTCACATGGAAATCGTTCAGGAACGTCTTGACAGAGAGTTCAATATGAACGTGATTACTACGGTACCTAACGTTTCTTATTTCGGATATACTAAAAAAGAACCTGAAGTTCCGATCTTGATCAATAACCCATCTGAAATGATGGATCCTTCCACGATGGATAGAGTAGAAGAACCTTTCATCAAGGCGTCTATCATTACAAAGTCTGACTTCGTTGGTTCAGTAATGACTCTGTGTATTGAAAAGAGAGGAGAGATTGTTAATCAAAGTTATTTAACATCAGAAAGAGTTGAGCTGATTTTCAATATGCCATTAGCAGAAGTAGTTTTCGATTTCTATGACAGATTGAAATCCATCTCTAAAGGATATGCATCTTTTGATTATCACCCAATCGGATTCAGAGCTTCCAAGCTTGTAAAAATGGATATCCTGATCAATGGTGACATGGTAGATGCACTTTCATCATTGATTCATGACAGTAATGCATACTATATCGGTAAAAGGATGTGTGAAAAGCTTCGTGAACTGATCCCGAGACAACAGTTTGATATTGCTGTTCAGGCAGCTCTTGGAACAAAAGTTATTGCGAGAGAAACCATCAAGGCTTTAAGAAAAGACGTTACCGCAAAATGTTACGGAGGAGATATTTCCAGAAAACGTAAACTTTTGGAAAAACAGAAAGAAGGTAAGAAGAAAATGAAGCAGATCGGAAGAGTAGAAGTACCGCAGTCTGCATTCATGGCAGTTTTGAAACTAAATGACTAA
- a CDS encoding RNA polymerase sigma factor yields the protein MKIKDAEIISLMQNPRSQDKGVRALMDAYQSRLYWHIRRIIVDGDLAQDTLQETFIKAYQNFHQFKNDSQLYTWLYRIATNEALQQVNKMKKMQKTDENAEYHMQNLVADNTEGDAEEIQILLQNAIQSLPEKQKLVFMMRYYDDLPYEEISKIVDMSVGTLKTNYHYAKQKIEDYIKENYER from the coding sequence ATGAAGATCAAGGACGCGGAAATTATTTCGTTGATGCAAAACCCACGGAGCCAGGATAAAGGTGTCCGTGCCTTGATGGATGCTTATCAGAGCAGGTTGTACTGGCACATCAGAAGAATTATTGTGGATGGCGATCTTGCTCAGGATACATTGCAGGAGACTTTTATTAAAGCCTACCAGAATTTTCACCAGTTCAAAAATGACAGCCAGCTGTATACCTGGCTTTACAGGATTGCTACCAACGAAGCATTACAGCAGGTCAATAAGATGAAGAAAATGCAGAAAACTGATGAAAATGCAGAGTATCATATGCAGAATCTGGTTGCTGACAATACAGAAGGTGATGCAGAAGAAATACAGATCCTGCTTCAGAATGCTATACAAAGTCTGCCAGAAAAGCAGAAACTGGTATTTATGATGCGGTATTATGATGATCTTCCTTACGAAGAAATATCTAAAATTGTAGATATGTCTGTAGGGACCCTTAAAACAAATTATCATTATGCCAAACAAAAGATAGAAGATTATATTAAAGAAAATTACGAAAGATAA
- a CDS encoding KdsC family phosphatase: MSYKEKLKDIKAFVFDVDGVFTDGSVYLLPGGNMCRVMNVLDGYAVVKALKNNYLIGVITGGNDEMVKHRINYLGIEDYYPKSHNKMTDFEDFKTKHNLKNEEILTMGDDLPDIHIMENSAIAACPENAVPEVKGISDYISSKKGGSGAVRDVIEQVMKVQGNWHDDNTQSV; encoded by the coding sequence ATGAGTTATAAAGAGAAATTAAAAGATATTAAAGCCTTTGTATTTGATGTAGACGGAGTTTTTACAGATGGAAGTGTCTATCTTCTTCCCGGAGGAAATATGTGCAGGGTAATGAATGTCTTAGATGGATACGCTGTAGTTAAAGCCTTAAAAAACAATTATTTAATAGGGGTAATCACTGGTGGAAATGATGAAATGGTAAAACATAGGATCAATTATCTAGGCATAGAAGATTACTATCCAAAATCACACAACAAAATGACTGATTTTGAAGACTTTAAAACAAAACACAACCTCAAAAATGAAGAAATCCTTACGATGGGCGATGATCTTCCTGATATCCATATCATGGAAAATTCTGCCATTGCAGCCTGTCCGGAAAATGCAGTTCCTGAAGTAAAAGGAATCTCTGATTATATTTCTTCCAAAAAAGGCGGAAGCGGGGCAGTACGTGACGTGATCGAGCAGGTGATGAAAGTTCAGGGTAACTGGCACGATGATAATACCCAATCTGTATAA
- a CDS encoding prolyl hydroxylase family protein, with amino-acid sequence MEKIELHPQIFLIESFLTDTECDEYIAVSEEKVFEEAKITMHGKQLMSKGIRNNDRLMIFDRDLAEKLFTRAYDFLPEFHENYKIHDFNEMFRVYKYTPGQRFKMHHDGSYIRNENEKSFYTFMIYLNDDFEGGETEFERLFTVAPKKGSALVFYHPLRHEGKTLISGTKYVLRTDVMYTNV; translated from the coding sequence ATGGAAAAAATAGAATTACATCCGCAGATCTTTTTGATTGAAAGCTTTCTCACCGATACAGAGTGTGATGAATACATTGCCGTTTCAGAGGAAAAAGTCTTTGAAGAAGCCAAAATCACCATGCACGGAAAGCAGCTGATGAGTAAAGGAATAAGAAATAATGACAGGCTGATGATCTTCGACCGTGATCTGGCGGAAAAGCTTTTTACAAGAGCTTATGATTTTCTTCCTGAATTTCATGAAAATTATAAAATTCATGATTTTAATGAAATGTTCAGGGTTTATAAATACACTCCGGGACAGCGTTTTAAAATGCATCATGACGGAAGCTATATCCGCAACGAAAATGAGAAAAGTTTCTATACATTCATGATCTACCTGAATGATGATTTCGAAGGAGGTGAAACAGAATTTGAACGCTTATTTACAGTAGCACCGAAAAAAGGATCAGCATTAGTTTTTTATCATCCGTTAAGACATGAAGGAAAAACCCTGATCAGTGGAACAAAATACGTATTGAGAACCGACGTAATGTACACCAACGTGTAA
- a CDS encoding NADAR family protein, whose amino-acid sequence MNYTLQHIIEKFQKNEAIQFLFFWGHTVKEELTKSCFSQWFPASFEENGIEYPTAEHYMMAGKARLFDDEKILERILQAKTPNEVKSLGRKVKNFDPQLWDEHKYEIVKRGNLLKFSQNSKLQGFLISTEDKILVEASPYDNIWGIGMLESDSRAQNPSLWNGENLLGFALMEVRDELRR is encoded by the coding sequence ATGAATTACACTCTACAGCATATTATTGAAAAATTTCAGAAAAATGAAGCGATACAATTTTTATTCTTCTGGGGACACACAGTAAAAGAGGAACTTACCAAATCATGCTTCAGTCAGTGGTTTCCTGCATCATTTGAAGAAAACGGAATAGAATACCCTACAGCTGAACATTATATGATGGCTGGAAAGGCAAGATTATTTGATGATGAGAAAATACTTGAAAGAATCCTGCAGGCTAAAACTCCGAATGAAGTAAAATCTTTAGGCAGAAAAGTAAAAAACTTTGATCCACAGCTTTGGGATGAGCATAAATATGAAATTGTAAAGAGAGGAAACCTTCTGAAATTTTCACAAAATTCTAAATTACAAGGATTCCTGATATCAACGGAAGATAAAATTCTCGTAGAAGCCAGCCCGTATGATAACATTTGGGGAATCGGAATGCTGGAATCAGATTCAAGAGCGCAGAATCCATCTTTGTGGAACGGAGAAAATCTTTTAGGTTTCGCTTTAATGGAAGTAAGAGATGAATTAAGAAGGTAA
- a CDS encoding DUF1579 domain-containing protein produces MRNLLFALSVAFLCIACEKGKTTTDKESDKKDSASTAWKPVDSAAATKAWMEFATPGEMHKMLAKFDGNWTGTTTTWMEEGAQPMTSQSECTNKMIFDGRYQHSTYKGNFMGMPFEGMSIMGYDNAKKKFISTWIDNMGTGMMHAEGDWNPAKKSIEFKGKMTDPSRPEKDCDVREVYTFTDDNNHMLEMYGPDWKTGKEMKTMEIKFVRKK; encoded by the coding sequence ATGAGAAATTTACTATTCGCCTTATCAGTTGCATTTTTATGTATCGCCTGTGAAAAAGGCAAAACAACCACAGATAAAGAATCTGATAAAAAAGATTCTGCTTCAACAGCATGGAAGCCTGTAGATTCTGCTGCTGCGACTAAAGCCTGGATGGAATTTGCCACCCCAGGTGAAATGCATAAAATGCTCGCCAAATTTGACGGAAACTGGACCGGTACCACCACCACATGGATGGAAGAAGGTGCCCAACCTATGACCAGCCAGTCTGAATGCACGAACAAAATGATTTTTGACGGACGTTACCAGCACAGCACTTACAAGGGTAATTTTATGGGAATGCCCTTTGAAGGGATGAGTATTATGGGTTATGATAATGCCAAGAAAAAGTTCATAAGCACTTGGATTGATAATATGGGGACAGGAATGATGCATGCCGAGGGAGATTGGAATCCTGCTAAAAAATCCATTGAGTTTAAAGGAAAAATGACAGACCCCAGCCGTCCTGAAAAAGACTGTGATGTAAGAGAGGTCTACACCTTTACGGATGATAACAACCACATGCTGGAAATGTACGGCCCAGACTGGAAAACCGGAAAGGAAATGAAAACAATGGAGATAAAATTTGTCCGCAAAAAATAA
- a CDS encoding macro domain-containing protein has protein sequence MKMHYIQGDATAPESEGNKIIAHICNDIGGWGKGFVTAISRKWKEPESKYRQWFKSGGNFYLGEIQLVKVEDEIWIANMIGQHKIITNSGGIPPIRYDAVEKCLEKLAEEALQINATIHMPRIGCGLAGGKWEKIEPIIEKTLLKNNLEVYVYDFG, from the coding sequence ATGAAAATGCACTATATACAAGGTGACGCCACAGCTCCGGAATCTGAAGGAAACAAAATAATTGCCCATATCTGCAACGATATTGGTGGCTGGGGAAAAGGTTTTGTAACAGCCATTTCCAGAAAATGGAAAGAGCCGGAAAGCAAATACAGACAATGGTTTAAAAGCGGAGGAAATTTTTATCTTGGTGAAATCCAATTGGTAAAAGTTGAAGATGAAATCTGGATAGCCAATATGATTGGGCAGCATAAAATCATCACCAACTCCGGCGGAATTCCACCCATTCGATATGATGCTGTCGAAAAATGTCTGGAAAAACTGGCAGAAGAAGCCTTACAGATCAATGCCACAATCCACATGCCGAGAATAGGATGCGGACTGGCAGGAGGAAAATGGGAAAAAATAGAACCCATTATTGAAAAAACACTATTAAAAAACAATCTCGAAGTATACGTTTACGACTTCGGATAA
- a CDS encoding Maf family protein — translation MKILLASQSPRRKELLSGLGFDFEVVKIDCEEILPDIIRVEEAAAYLSELKADAFEGQDEDEILLTADTVVAIDGQILGKPKDENDARKMLRSLSGKTHQVFTGITLKKADKTVTETDVADVELDELTDDEIEYYIQKYKPFDKAGSYGIQEWLGMAKIKKITGSFYTIMGLPTHLVYKILKEI, via the coding sequence ATGAAAATACTTTTAGCATCCCAATCTCCAAGGCGGAAGGAACTTCTTTCCGGTTTAGGTTTTGATTTTGAGGTCGTAAAAATAGACTGTGAAGAAATTCTTCCGGACATCATCAGAGTGGAAGAGGCCGCCGCTTATTTATCAGAATTAAAGGCTGATGCATTTGAAGGCCAGGATGAGGATGAAATTCTGCTGACTGCAGATACGGTAGTGGCCATTGACGGACAGATCCTCGGAAAGCCTAAGGATGAGAATGATGCCCGAAAAATGCTCAGAAGCCTTTCCGGAAAAACACATCAGGTTTTTACAGGAATTACGCTTAAAAAAGCTGATAAAACGGTTACAGAAACTGATGTAGCTGATGTGGAACTGGATGAATTAACAGATGACGAGATAGAGTATTATATTCAGAAATACAAACCATTTGATAAAGCAGGAAGCTATGGTATCCAGGAATGGCTGGGAATGGCCAAGATTAAAAAGATCACCGGAAGCTTTTATACCATTATGGGACTTCCTACCCATTTGGTTTACAAAATTTTGAAAGAAATATAA
- a CDS encoding adenylosuccinate synthetase → MKKAQIVIGLGFGDEGKGITTDFLASRNPDSVVIRFSGGQQAAHTVMIGNEKHVHSSFASGALRGLPSYFSEHCTIHPVFMLNEREELKMKNGNTELHIHPLAKVTTPFDVWQNRTNTRNLEHGTCGKGIGATMKRHESPYKLFVADLIAPREMLIEKLKGIAYFYGFMDQDQIREELDVFLNAVDQIDWKISDYRYLESFDNLIFEGSQGILLDMDHGVFPNVTYAHTTSKNAYEICRRLNIEDIEMYYVTRNYSTRHGSGWMSNEKRMDLKNNQEETCVFNEYQKELRYGNLDYDLLNYALLLDGAYISGARKNLVVTCLDQTEKAFKYEKLKTEFETVYGSYSPFSKDFKQLK, encoded by the coding sequence ATGAAAAAGGCACAAATAGTAATAGGACTGGGTTTTGGTGACGAAGGAAAAGGAATCACCACAGATTTTCTGGCAAGCCGGAACCCAGATTCTGTTGTCATCAGGTTTTCAGGAGGACAGCAAGCAGCACATACCGTAATGATTGGCAATGAAAAGCATGTGCATTCCAGCTTCGCAAGCGGAGCGCTCCGAGGATTGCCGTCTTATTTTTCCGAACACTGTACCATTCATCCTGTGTTTATGCTGAATGAAAGGGAAGAATTGAAAATGAAAAACGGAAATACTGAACTTCATATTCATCCCCTGGCAAAAGTAACAACTCCTTTTGATGTGTGGCAGAACAGAACCAATACGAGAAATCTGGAACACGGAACCTGCGGAAAAGGAATCGGGGCCACAATGAAAAGGCATGAAAGTCCCTATAAACTATTTGTTGCCGATCTTATTGCACCACGTGAAATGTTGATCGAAAAGCTGAAAGGAATCGCTTATTTCTACGGGTTTATGGATCAGGACCAGATCCGGGAAGAACTGGATGTTTTTCTGAATGCAGTAGATCAGATTGATTGGAAGATCAGTGATTACAGATATCTGGAATCTTTTGATAACCTTATTTTTGAAGGAAGCCAGGGAATTCTTCTGGATATGGATCACGGCGTATTTCCTAATGTGACCTACGCTCATACCACTTCGAAAAATGCTTATGAGATCTGTAGAAGACTGAACATTGAAGACATAGAAATGTATTATGTGACCAGAAATTATTCCACACGACATGGAAGCGGCTGGATGAGTAATGAAAAACGTATGGATTTAAAGAACAATCAGGAGGAAACTTGTGTTTTCAATGAATATCAGAAAGAGCTCCGTTACGGTAATCTGGATTATGATCTTCTGAACTACGCATTGCTGCTGGATGGAGCTTATATTTCCGGAGCCCGCAAGAATCTTGTGGTTACCTGCCTGGATCAGACAGAGAAAGCATTTAAATACGAAAAACTAAAAACAGAATTTGAAACAGTGTACGGATCATATTCACCGTTTTCAAAAGATTTTAAACAATTGAAATAA
- a CDS encoding Rossmann-like and DUF2520 domain-containing protein: protein MQKVIIGSGNVAYHMAKAFTLKGIPIAQIFGRNEEELKKISEELNIPYSTKDLEDADLYIICISDNSVESVSKIITKKDALVAHTSGSLPKEILAGEYRKSSFYPLQTFSKSKELEYEKIPFFIEAENESDKKILFELASQISENVMESNHEKRKYIHLTAVFACNFVNHLFTRAKEISDSQEIPFDYFLPLIDETVQKIHEIEPKDAQTGPAVRNDLRVLDLHEKLLKDESLEIYKIMNHSIQKMYEL, encoded by the coding sequence ATGCAAAAAGTAATCATAGGTTCAGGAAATGTGGCCTATCATATGGCCAAAGCTTTTACCCTAAAAGGTATTCCAATAGCTCAGATCTTTGGAAGAAATGAAGAGGAACTGAAGAAAATTTCAGAAGAGCTCAATATTCCTTATTCCACGAAAGATTTGGAAGATGCTGATCTGTATATCATCTGTATCAGCGATAATTCTGTGGAAAGTGTTTCTAAAATTATCACGAAAAAAGATGCTCTTGTAGCCCATACTTCGGGTTCTCTTCCCAAAGAAATACTGGCAGGGGAGTACAGAAAATCAAGCTTTTATCCCTTACAGACTTTTTCAAAATCAAAAGAGCTTGAATACGAAAAAATTCCTTTTTTCATTGAAGCTGAAAATGAAAGTGATAAAAAGATTTTGTTTGAATTAGCATCTCAGATTTCTGAAAATGTGATGGAGAGCAATCATGAAAAGAGAAAATACATTCACCTTACTGCTGTTTTTGCCTGTAATTTTGTGAATCATCTGTTCACAAGAGCCAAAGAAATATCTGATTCACAGGAAATTCCCTTTGATTATTTCCTTCCGCTTATTGATGAAACGGTTCAGAAAATTCATGAAATTGAACCTAAAGATGCTCAGACCGGGCCTGCTGTAAGAAATGACCTTAGAGTTCTGGATCTGCATGAAAAGCTGTTAAAAGACGAAAGTCTTGAAATTTATAAAATAATGAATCACTCAATTCAAAAAATGTATGAGTTATAA
- a CDS encoding NUDIX hydrolase, which produces MESPKKLQDIKVAVDAVIFGYFDKKDLQILLIKRNIEPFKGGWALPGGLVLDDEDVDTAVKRELYEEAGIKPDFLEQLYTFGKVGRDPRNRVVSVAYLGLVNPSYHELFADSDAEDAQWFSVNKLPSLAFDHKTIIDTALQRLRTKIRYQPIGFNLLNEEFPFSDLENLYKTIIGQEIDRRNFRKKMMSYGLLNETNNVKKEGSGRPGKLFTFNQEKYEELEKEGFYFEIK; this is translated from the coding sequence ATGGAGTCTCCAAAAAAATTACAGGATATAAAAGTAGCTGTAGATGCAGTAATTTTCGGATATTTCGATAAGAAAGATCTTCAGATCCTTTTAATAAAAAGAAATATTGAACCTTTCAAAGGAGGCTGGGCGCTTCCTGGAGGGCTTGTTTTGGATGATGAAGACGTAGATACTGCAGTAAAGCGAGAATTATATGAAGAGGCGGGCATAAAGCCCGATTTTTTGGAACAACTCTATACTTTTGGCAAGGTAGGCCGTGATCCGAGGAACAGGGTAGTTTCTGTGGCTTATCTGGGCCTTGTAAACCCTTCCTATCACGAGCTGTTTGCCGATTCTGATGCTGAAGATGCCCAATGGTTCAGTGTAAATAAACTTCCGTCTCTGGCATTCGACCATAAAACTATAATTGATACCGCATTGCAAAGACTGCGTACCAAAATCCGTTACCAACCGATAGGTTTCAACCTTCTCAATGAAGAATTTCCTTTTTCAGACCTTGAAAACCTTTATAAAACCATCATTGGGCAGGAAATCGACCGCCGTAATTTCCGTAAAAAGATGATGAGCTACGGACTTCTCAACGAAACCAACAACGTTAAAAAAGAAGGCAGCGGAAGACCAGGCAAACTCTTCACCTTCAATCAGGAAAAATATGAGGAACTCGAAAAAGAAGGTTTCTATTTTGAAATCAAATAA